One window from the genome of Polynucleobacter sp. MWH-Svant-W18 encodes:
- a CDS encoding MgtC/SapB family protein, whose protein sequence is MTKGKPMCDWTVCSTIVLRLALALLVGIILGLNRWMHHKAAGIRTHSLVAIGSACAVMLISDFVQDDAQAVSRVLQGLITGLGFLGAGVIIREQHAQKVHGLTTAASLWATALIGAAFGAGQFALGLLTLGAILLTLVLGGPLERLIARLNGVKRSSEISGDPD, encoded by the coding sequence GTGACTAAAGGAAAACCCATGTGTGACTGGACTGTTTGCAGCACGATTGTCTTACGACTCGCTCTAGCCCTATTGGTTGGCATCATCCTGGGTTTAAATCGCTGGATGCACCATAAGGCTGCTGGTATACGGACCCACTCTTTGGTGGCAATTGGCTCAGCATGCGCAGTGATGCTGATCAGTGACTTCGTTCAAGATGACGCTCAGGCTGTTAGCCGCGTTCTTCAGGGTCTTATTACTGGTCTTGGCTTTTTAGGCGCTGGCGTCATTATTCGTGAGCAGCATGCCCAAAAGGTCCATGGTCTGACTACCGCAGCTAGCCTGTGGGCAACTGCCCTGATTGGGGCGGCTTTTGGTGCCGGGCAATTTGCCTTGGGCTTATTAACGCTAGGTGCGATATTGCTCACCTTAGTCCTTGGAGGCCCCCTAGAGAGGCTGATTGCAAGGCTGAATGGGGTCAAAAGAAGCTCAGAAATTTCAGGGGATCCGGACTAA